In Setaria italica strain Yugu1 chromosome IX, Setaria_italica_v2.0, whole genome shotgun sequence, the genomic stretch GAGGTCAAGCAGCATTGCGCCAAGAAGCAGCGCGCCTGCGGCGACGGCGCGTGGCGCGGCCTCGCGGACATCGACGCCACCGGCCAGCTGTGCAATAGCGGTGGCAACCAGCAGGTGCCGGCGCTGCCGGAGCTCCTGAACGAGTTCGTCCTGCCCCTGCCCCcgccctcgcccccgccgctgcccccggCGGCGCAGCTTCCGGCGCCCGGCTCGTTCGTGCGCGCCGCGGAGGCGAAGAAGGCCGCGGGCAACGTGTCCCAGTCCCTGCAGAGCGCCGCGGCGAGGCAGCGCCGGAAGCGGATCAGCGAGAAGACGGCCGAGCTGTCGCGGCTGATCCCCGGCGGGCACAAGATGAACACCGCCGAGATGCTggaggccgccgcccgccacgtgAAGCTCCTGCAGGCCCAGGTCGGCATGCTCGCCCTCATGCGCACCGTCGGCTCAACCGAGGTAACGCAATCGATAACCGCCTCACCACATTGCATTTCTGAATATCGAAATTCTAGCTATAGATGTCTGAATTCGTTAAGCGCATTTACAAATTACACAGAGTCACCAATTCGTTTCCTTATTATCCTTGTCGCATGCGTGCAGAATGAAAAGATGCCATCCGTGGCGCAGGAGCAAATGCACAAGCTGCTGGTGCGCGGCGACGTGCAGGagcggctggcggcggaggGCAAGTGCCTGGTGCCGAGGAAGCTGGTGGACGCCGTGGCCAAGGACAACTCCGTCATGTCCAACGCGCTGGTGAACAGAGAGCTCGGCTGGTTCGTGGCGTCACTGCCGGCAGGCCAGTAGGAGAAGACGGAGTCGGACCGGTCTTGTCAAGGCCGCCGCCTGCACCGGCGCGCACGCATGGCTGTCCCTTTTTGAGAACGCCGTGCCGAGCGCCGTTGCTGTTGTGTGTGTGTTCCTGACCACTGACCTGATCTGACCACGTCTGTCTATAGCTGATCCGTAGACTGATTAGGTGCTGGCGTCATGTTTAATTTTGGGCTATTTTAATTATGTTATTGTGTTCATGAACGCTGGTGTTTATGACGGCGCATTTACCTTTGATTAGTTTAAGTTGGGCTGCTAATTTGCAGGGCCCGGTTATGGATAGAGCATCATAGTAGCTGTTGAATTTGGTGACTTCTCGTTGCAGTTGCATCTTGTTATTTCTGTCAATCGAAAAAAGTTTTGCAAGGAAAAAAAGATCACGATGCATGTCCTGTGAATATCGATTGTGTTTCTTCTCCAGTTTAACTGAATGTATGGCTCAATGATTCACTGCCTTTTGCCCTTTACGAGTTGCAAGACCCCTTTTAGCAAGCGATTAACCTTCAAGTTCTGTACGGGTGCGGCACGGCACTGTGTACAAATCGCTTGGCTCCGACGATGGCAGGATGCCATGCAACCGCTCACACGACACGATCCTCGGCCATGCACGGCGTGACCGGGTCTCGCGCTAAGCCATCGCTGACTTTTCGTTTGGGAAACCTCCTAACTGGCCTGCCTGAGTGGTGGATCAATAGTTCAAAAGGGCTGAAATATTGGTAGGCCAAATTGGGCTGTTGGCTAAGCAACGGCCCAATCTACCGCCGCTGGGCCTGTTCGCACGGCCGAGCAATCCTTCACACGTGGCTTCCCATCCGTCCGTCCATCTCAGCCCACGCGAGCTAGGGTTTCGTCCGCGTCAACGACCGCCCTATATAAAAACACGCCGCAACGCATCCCTTCAATCTCGCCTGCCATTGTCCGTTCGTGCGGCTGCGTTTCCATGCTCATCTCGACTTCCTTCTTCGGTCGATTTCCTTTTCGTTTCGttctgccttttctttttcgtCATTTGATTTGTTGTGGCGAATCAGGATTTGTTTTGAGGTGATGATCCTTTCCCCAAATTATCGACTATGATTATACTGTGCGATTTTCGAGTTCTTCTCTTCGGAGAAGACTCTAAGCCAGATGTTCTGATCAAAACAATGCGTTTGCCTGCCTCTAGATGCTGTTTGAACTTGTTGAAGTTTAAGAAATTCTGATGGATATGAGGATCCTTTCCCCAGCTGATCGACTATGATTATACTGTGCGCAAATGTAATCCCTCCTCTGCGGAGGAGGATTCAAGCCAGAAATCTGATCCATCTAGCATTCTTAAATCTTGTTCCAGTAGGAACAATTCTCTTTCTTGAATCTGGTTtgtaactctttttttttcactggAATGTCTTTTTCCTGATTTGATACAGAATGGAAGTGAGGATCCTTTCCCCAGATGATCGACTATGATTATACTGTGCGCAATTGTGATGCCTTCTCTTCGGAGGAGGATTCCAAGCCAGAAATCTGATCCAAATATTTTTTGCATTTTGTTTCTTCTAGTGCCACATTTCCAAGGACATAAATTTCACTAAACGGTGATCCAAACTGCGTAATCTGACCTTAAAATTTAGGTAGACGTGATGATAATAAAGCAACCAAACAAAACAATCTGAGCTGTTTCAGAAGTACCCTAAAGTAAAAAGCAGGACGCTGTGCTCTCTACAAGCAGTGCCCTCGTAATCTTTAGGAACAAGCATGCTCATCGTTATTGGGTGAACCTTCGGACTCGTTCATGTGTTGGACGATCTTGTCCATTGTTCAGTAAATGATGGCACACTTATTTTCATTTTACTTTTTGAACACTTCAGATTCAGTGAAGAAGGTTGAACAAATTCAATTTTCTTTGTATTATGCTATCGAATCTGAAACGTAAACTACGTTGCAGTAATCACACAGGAGATGAACAAACCAGAGGAATTCCGCTGAGGTGTAGTCGTTGTAGGCCACGTTGTATGGAGTGCTGCTGGGCCCTGTTGGCAATTTAGCAACTGTATCCGTAGTCTCAAATGCAGGGAATTCAATAGGGAGGCTCTGTTAAGCGTGCATTCTCTTGGAGCTGGCCGACATGTATGGTTTGGCCAACATGTACGGTTAGATTGCTCACTTCGCAAGGCTGCTATGAAAAAGAGAGATGACACTTTCATCTGATGTGAGAGAAGTTTCAtcctcatgagtcatgataCTCATCAGACATAGTTATCAATTTTTCAATCTTGATAATTGTGCATTGAGACTGACCTCAATCTTGGAGTTTCATATCACAATTTCTAAAAATGACATGTCATCAAAAGAGGTTTGAATAGATGAATGAAATAAGGTCTCCCAATGCTTCATTTGGAGGTTTTATAGGCAAGACATACCATTTAATTGCGAGACATGTAATTGGACGTGATGAAGTGAAATATGTAATTGGATGTGATGAAATGAATTGAAACTCTCTAGTCCCTAGGGTAATTGGACGTGATGAAGTGAAATATGTAATTGGATGTGATGAAATGAATTGAAACTCTCTAGTCCCTAATGCTAGTTTCATTagatttcatagtcttggaaacagtacATACAAAGTTTCATAATCAGCATAATTAGTATGTCATGTCATCAAAATTGTTGATGTGTTGATGAGAATGAAACTCTTATGAAACCCCACTAGAAATTGCCTTAGATGGAAAGGCTATGAAATGAGTAAATAAAAATCCCTATCTTCCCTCTTAAAAATATGTTGCATGTTCTTGAGCTCGCGATACCATTTTTTCCCAATGCATGTTGGTTTTAACACATTAAGTGTCACCATTTTCTCTAAGGAAAAAATTGAATACTACTCTACCTACGTTCCTTTTTTTACTGTATTTGTAATGGGATtatagaaattaaaaaaatgacaaCTTGTTATATGAATGCTTAGTGAATAAAAGTTTTATATAAGTTCAATTATCTTTTAATGCGttgattaaaaaatatatactgTAAAGATTTCTAAATTCTTAAAACATGTATTAAAAAACAAATGGATATTGCAGTTATGCATAACAAAATGGCAAATTTGCTCCATTggtcttctttctcctccatcgtaattccttcctcctctcgGTTAGGCGGCTGACGAACTAGCAAAACAAAACATGGGCTTCCTCTTGGTGTGACGGAACCCAGTTGTAACAAGGACGTTGGGTACTTTGGGACATTTTCCATAAAGTAGCATACCAGTAAACTTGGAATAGAGACATTTTAAATTGAGATTCAAAAGAATAAGCGAAAGATCACATGTCCCTCCTAACATCTTACTCTCTCGTCTCTTCTCTTATTCAATCGATAGCTCACCTAATTACGTAGTCTCATGTTTTCGTCACATCTCGTTCCCTCGTCTCCTTCTCTCTTATATAGGATAGTTCACGTATTTGCATATCTTTTCTTAGACCGAGTCGATGTTTATCATCCACTCGTCTGGAGTCAGCTTGCTTTGTGGGTTTTGTCATGATCTACTTGCTCCCTAGGCTTCATTGCGAACTTGGGTTAAGCAGTAGTCATGACATCCCTCACCTCCTGTCTCCCCACCTCCAAAATCGACTTGCCCCCAAGCTAGTGCGTACGACGCTAGGTCCTCCCATGTAGTTAGAGCCACCAGCAAACCCAGCAATTGATTTGCACCTAGGTAGCCACAAACAAAGCTTCTTAAATGAAATTGGACATGTGCTTCAATAAGTTATATGGTTAGATCCCCGgtaggaaggaagaaggaagaagacggattTTTACTAGAATTCTCTTGTAATATTACTATAATTCATAcaatgtaatcctactaggactcctaccttgtaaccgaatAGTAATTTCGCCCCTAGAGTATACAAAGGAGGGCAGGAGTTCCTAGATTAGTaagcgaagacctcatagaaccacaacagaagACCAAATCTTCAAGCCTAAACCAAGGtaaaacaacacccaagcgcagagcgcaatatacaacacccaaacaggacgtagggtattacgctactctggcggcccaaacctgtataaatctgtgtcttgtatcctcacttttaccttcgagttccagatccGGTGATCCCTcgccaaccaatctactacctcggtaggttgccgggtacaaaacaccgacatctgacGCGCCAGGTAGGAGTGATTGTCAAGATCATCggacgagcttgaaggacctaaTCATCAAACCATCAAGATCAATTGGCATAATTTTGCATCGTCAAGATCAAAGCTATCAAGTTCGGCGACTCTAGGCGCGCATGCACGTGTATCGAATCCGAGTAGAGCTGAAGACGGAATTAATTTCTACTAGAGTCGCCAACTAGCAATTCGAGTCCGTATCCCCTCATTCCAATTGCCATTACAAAAGTAATTAGCATTTTTGGCATTAACATAAATTTAGGACTAGTAATTAGTCCTCGCAGCTGTTCAGACGGAACCGTCTCAATTCGCCGAGTTCTTTTCCAAGTCGAAGTCGAGCGCTGACGCTCCCATCTAAAAAAAGGCCACGTCGGCCTAGTACTGCTATTGGGTGGATCAGGATCGTTGTTTGCTGCTCAGTGCTCACAGTTGGAAATTCTCAAGCGGAGGAATCCAACCACAATTCCCAAGGAGGAAAAGCATCTGCCGTCCCGAGGCaaattaggggtgtttgggaggagggggctaaattttaaccccgtcacatcgaatgtttggacactaattagaagtattaaatct encodes the following:
- the LOC101765829 gene encoding uncharacterized protein LOC101765829 — encoded protein: MALSFHPTTAPLFGHLPAADMSFLQDPEVTDALLGFVYDPLDPANAALDDLLNLPLHDDDDAAFLGPLHDDSDGEVKQHCAKKQRACGDGAWRGLADIDATGQLCNSGGNQQVPALPELLNEFVLPLPPPSPPPLPPAAQLPAPGSFVRAAEAKKAAGNVSQSLQSAAARQRRKRISEKTAELSRLIPGGHKMNTAEMLEAAARHVKLLQAQVGMLALMRTVGSTENEKMPSVAQEQMHKLLVRGDVQERLAAEGKCLVPRKLVDAVAKDNSVMSNALVNRELGWFVASLPAGQ